A genomic region of Zea mays cultivar B73 chromosome 6, Zm-B73-REFERENCE-NAM-5.0, whole genome shotgun sequence contains the following coding sequences:
- the LOC103631548 gene encoding protein FAR1-RELATED SEQUENCE 9-like, which yields MVSTQRSESMNKLVKSAHVDANTPLHQFAKQMMKLLHSRKMKEAKEALGCMGQKDTTTLYMFEIRVARAYTRAVMTRFQETVKYATAYRIDRDTEGEEHDWVVKHTTRSNKIVWGQHQFKIRADVDAGKYSCECKHWEHTGLFCVHLVRAFMHLQIERIPSEYILQ from the exons ATGGTCTCTACACAACGAAGCGAGAGCATGAACAAGTTGGTGAAGAGTGCCCACGTGGATGCAAACACACCGCTTCATCAATTTGCAAAGCAAATGATGAAGCTCCTGCATAGTAGGAAGATGAAAGAGGCCAAAGAGGCACTAGGATGCATG GGTCAAAAGGATACAACTACATTGTATATGTTTGAAATAAGAGTTGCAAGGGCATACACTAGAGCTGTGATGACAAGGTTTCAGGAGACAGTAAAATATGCAACTGCATACCGAATAGACCGTGATACAGAGGGTGAGGAACATGATTGGGTGGTGAAACATACTACAAGATCAAATAAAATTGTTTGGGGTCAACACCAATTCAAGATAAGGGCTGATGTGGATGCCGGAAAGTATTCATGTGAGTGCAAGCATTGGGAGCATACAG GTCTATTTTGTGTTCATCTTGTACGCGCTTTCATGCATCTACAAATTGAAAGGATCCCAAGTGAGTATATTTTGCAATGA
- the LOC109940576 gene encoding uncharacterized protein, with protein MAIDNLRKLDDGNEEILMGSNTNECNTKDDQCNMQILTLEHNTDIRLVESSSMDVEARKKLEFHMEGVNLTRPDKAKPKGRTIKSSEQQVLKLGAKGAKKMSRKCQKCGIADGHNSRTCLTVKDNRVRLANLSGRKRGRPPGSRNKLIAAAPQWNETSTSKKRMVDVGDDDSSGRE; from the exons ATGGCTATAGACAACTTACGCAAATTAGATGATGGGAACGAG GAAATTTTAATGGGCTCTAATACAAATGAATGCAATACTAAGGATGATCAATGTAATATGCAGATATTAACATTGGAACATAACACTGACATTCGGCTGGTTGAGAGTAGTTCTATGGATGTGGAAGCTAGAAAG AAACTGGAATTTCATATGGAAGGTGTAAACTTAACAAGACCAGATAAGGCCAAGCCTAAGGGAAGAACAATCAAAAGTAGTGAGCAACAAGTTTTAAAATTGGGTGCGAAAGGAGCTAAGAAGATGAGCAGGAAATGCCAGAAATGTGGCATAGCTGATGGTCACAACAGCCGTACGTGTTTAACTGTCAAGGATAATAGGGTTCGATTGGCTAACCTATCTGGACGTAAGCGAGGACGGCCTCCTGGTTCAAGGAACAAACTCATAGCTGCAGCCCCGCAATGGAATGAGACATCAACGTCGAAAAAACGAATGGTGGATGTCGGAGATGATGATTCATCTGGTAGAGAGTAG